The following coding sequences are from one Streptomyces dengpaensis window:
- a CDS encoding integrase, giving the protein MTLALGPRFAAPAADAFVFDPDRAVEGRRDFVPRYGDDGWSLLALTQNPSQTDDVIRWRWFPEVFREPFRYASWTLINYPMPDRDVALRGAAMRSKLSVGRITRTVSDWSMFAQWLDERGIKQLSLVTAGDLSDYSHHLDKVRGLARNTATSHLIALSRLHYYGRLYLPGTDRLVTPPWVTEGMDDYLPAASPLGENVTEPIAPATMGPLLVWALRFVEEYADDILAAFGEHRRLVEIAEGLKGPFKKGSGRRLVTYLEQLEAAGRPVPALVRDTKISTPGVFLAGLTGTPAVRVHQVMNYPRWKAYKVQNPGRCLLDTPVTAKLGGKPWHGPFDFHDVPGVLKHLVTACFIVLGYLTGMRTGEILALENGCCPDPQGPPEAARRHLIYARQFKVARDDDGNHQSAGVVREAPWVAVPQVVTAVRVLEQLGRHGLLFAIEVHEPLQPERRSGRSLAIATMSNRIESFIEWVNTHALDRGRQAEAIPGDPHGRVGTGRFRRTLAWHIARRPGGLVALAVQYGHMRTLISEGYGSRSRGGIHDLLDFETARNVAEHLSEVHEAIQDGEGISGPAARRLINAAAQEHHRFGGLITSVRQARDLLADPTLNVFENKEAFLFCNYDRAKALCHPGRNAKSEAPSLDRCKVNCANIARTDAHAHQLREAADDLGRQAVSGLVPEPLADRLRERAQVLNELADQHDHDRVLAAAEADL; this is encoded by the coding sequence ATGACCCTGGCCTTGGGCCCTCGCTTCGCGGCCCCGGCGGCCGACGCCTTCGTGTTCGACCCCGACCGGGCGGTCGAGGGCCGTCGCGACTTCGTGCCCCGCTACGGCGACGACGGCTGGTCGTTGCTTGCGCTGACCCAGAACCCCTCGCAGACGGATGACGTCATCCGCTGGCGATGGTTCCCCGAGGTCTTCAGGGAGCCGTTCCGTTACGCATCCTGGACTTTGATCAACTACCCAATGCCCGACAGGGACGTTGCCCTGCGCGGCGCCGCCATGCGCTCCAAGCTCAGCGTCGGCCGGATCACGAGGACGGTCAGCGACTGGTCGATGTTCGCCCAGTGGCTCGACGAGCGCGGGATCAAGCAGCTCTCGCTGGTGACGGCCGGGGATTTGTCGGACTACAGCCACCATCTCGACAAGGTGCGAGGGCTGGCTCGCAACACGGCCACCAGTCATCTGATCGCGCTCTCCCGGCTGCACTACTACGGACGGTTGTATCTGCCCGGCACCGACCGGCTCGTCACGCCGCCGTGGGTCACGGAGGGCATGGACGACTACCTGCCGGCGGCCTCGCCGCTGGGCGAGAACGTCACCGAGCCGATCGCCCCGGCGACGATGGGGCCGTTGCTGGTCTGGGCCCTGCGGTTCGTCGAGGAGTACGCCGACGACATCCTGGCCGCCTTCGGGGAACACCGACGGCTGGTCGAGATCGCGGAAGGGCTGAAGGGCCCGTTCAAGAAGGGATCGGGTCGACGGCTGGTCACCTACCTCGAACAGCTGGAGGCTGCGGGCAGGCCCGTCCCGGCATTGGTCAGAGACACGAAGATCTCGACGCCCGGGGTGTTCCTGGCCGGCCTGACGGGGACTCCGGCCGTGAGGGTCCACCAGGTCATGAACTATCCGCGCTGGAAGGCATACAAGGTCCAAAATCCCGGCCGGTGTCTGCTGGATACCCCCGTCACCGCGAAGCTGGGCGGGAAGCCCTGGCACGGACCGTTCGACTTCCACGACGTCCCCGGGGTCCTGAAACACCTGGTCACCGCCTGTTTCATCGTCCTGGGCTATCTCACGGGGATGCGGACCGGGGAGATCCTGGCGCTGGAGAACGGGTGCTGCCCGGATCCGCAGGGACCGCCGGAGGCGGCCCGGCGGCACCTCATCTATGCCCGGCAGTTCAAGGTCGCCCGCGACGACGACGGCAATCATCAATCCGCCGGAGTCGTACGCGAAGCTCCCTGGGTGGCAGTCCCGCAGGTCGTCACAGCAGTGCGGGTGCTGGAACAACTCGGCAGGCACGGACTGCTGTTCGCGATCGAGGTCCACGAGCCGCTCCAACCCGAGCGCCGCAGCGGCAGGTCGCTGGCGATCGCCACGATGAGTAACCGCATCGAGTCGTTCATCGAGTGGGTCAACACCCATGCTCTTGACCGGGGCCGCCAGGCTGAGGCAATCCCGGGCGACCCGCATGGGCGGGTCGGCACGGGCCGCTTCCGTCGCACTCTGGCCTGGCACATCGCCCGCAGGCCGGGCGGACTGGTGGCGCTGGCGGTTCAGTACGGGCACATGCGCACGCTGATCAGCGAGGGCTACGGATCGCGCTCGCGCGGCGGCATCCACGACCTTCTCGACTTCGAAACCGCCCGCAACGTCGCCGAGCACCTCAGCGAGGTCCACGAGGCCATCCAGGACGGCGAGGGCATCTCGGGCCCCGCCGCGAGACGTCTGATCAACGCCGCCGCCCAGGAACACCACCGCTTCGGCGGTCTCATCACCTCCGTTCGTCAGGCCAGAGACCTGCTGGCGGACCCGACCCTGAACGTCTTCGAGAACAAGGAGGCATTTCTGTTCTGCAACTACGACCGGGCCAAAGCGCTCTGCCATCCCGGCCGCAACGCGAAGAGCGAGGCCCCCAGCCTGGACCGCTGCAAGGTCAACTGCGCGAACATCGCCCGCACCGACGCCCACGCACATCAACTTCGGGAAGCGGCCGATGACTTGGGTCGTCAGGCCGTCTCTGGCCTGGTTCCCGAACCGCTGGCCGACCGGCTGCGGGAACGGGCCCAGGTCCTGAACGAGCTCGCCGACCAGCACGACCACGACCGCGTCCTGGCGGCAGCGGAGGCGGACTTGTGA
- a CDS encoding GNAT family N-acetyltransferase has protein sequence MTELGPIAWPPAPIRTERLVLREPEARDRAAFIEMHASPEVHTYLGGPRPRDELEREMPEVPGRRPGSFVVDLDGAMIGQVLLRRATEHRRPAAVGKADLGYLFLPRAWGFGYAAEACEAALDWLDSVLPGEPAVLTTQTANVGSMRLAAKLGFTEVERFHAWDAEQWLGMRSAVMSSD, from the coding sequence ATGACCGAGCTCGGACCCATCGCCTGGCCCCCTGCACCGATCAGGACCGAGAGGCTCGTACTCCGTGAGCCCGAGGCCCGGGACCGTGCGGCGTTCATCGAAATGCACGCCTCGCCGGAGGTGCACACCTATCTCGGCGGCCCCCGCCCGCGTGACGAGCTTGAGCGCGAGATGCCCGAGGTGCCCGGGCGGCGGCCGGGAAGTTTCGTTGTTGATCTTGATGGGGCGATGATCGGCCAGGTCCTGCTCAGGAGGGCAACGGAGCATCGTCGCCCGGCTGCCGTAGGGAAAGCCGATCTCGGCTACCTGTTCCTGCCGCGGGCATGGGGATTCGGATACGCCGCAGAGGCGTGTGAGGCCGCACTCGACTGGCTCGACAGCGTCCTTCCCGGCGAGCCGGCGGTGCTCACCACCCAGACCGCCAACGTCGGCTCGATGCGCCTCGCGGCGAAGCTGGGGTTCACCGAGGTAGAGCGGTTCCATGCCTGGGACGCCGAGCAGTGGCTGGGCATGCGGTCTGCCGTCATGTCCTCTGATTGA
- a CDS encoding PadR family transcriptional regulator, which translates to MTVPRLTKPTIAVLEVLLASRDDSPAWGLSICREADLGSGTVYPILDRLKGLGWVTTWTEAEPHPGRPPRTYYLLTGGGRLQASEALEARRARRFALPGFAGGSA; encoded by the coding sequence ATGACAGTCCCTAGGCTGACCAAGCCGACCATCGCCGTACTGGAGGTGCTGCTCGCCTCCAGGGACGACTCTCCGGCGTGGGGCCTTAGCATCTGCCGTGAGGCTGATCTCGGCTCCGGCACCGTGTACCCGATTCTCGACAGGCTCAAGGGCCTTGGCTGGGTGACCACCTGGACCGAGGCCGAGCCGCACCCCGGGCGTCCCCCTCGGACCTATTACTTGCTCACGGGTGGCGGTCGCCTCCAGGCGTCCGAGGCTCTAGAAGCACGTCGCGCCCGGCGCTTCGCGCTGCCTGGCTTTGCCGGGGGCTCAGCATGA
- a CDS encoding site-specific integrase, which yields MLKGWADLDVREEAARIDPGDVFLTDPNYQVDPRLTLYTTRSAFAHLARETRRNYAGDCCLFFNFLWQRGKNWCDAEVEDLLDFEDWRRWSPRNPRRISGSKWDRELSALARLYKWAAAKRYVAANPVVMREVLGRHGEMVSVLAQRAKDARSSNVKWLTPRAYRLWRDVGLRGYTANGRRDPSFRGRNDDRNAAYSDLLFSSGMRLSEGGSLLTFEVPALEESVKRFFDGRLAKAATKSRRERTFYVAVEDLRSVAAYERTTRRAVIRRAQARGVYEAMDDVWVLEKRSGRQRSILHFWDENGQSVQRPLSSLDVEDRQRLFVEGDGGLEPLWLWLSQDGRPFQPHSWEAVYRAASERCRKVLEGKVGQPPYFTPHMARHSFALKMLVALMHALDKRFGLTPEERRDFRLLYGDAWRMVKDLLDHASEETTRKIYLAPVSDLQIRSLLLDEADPGTTELLGRIAKMSERVLDSEALV from the coding sequence GTGTTGAAGGGGTGGGCCGACCTCGACGTACGGGAGGAGGCCGCCCGGATCGACCCGGGGGACGTGTTCTTGACGGACCCGAACTACCAGGTGGACCCGCGGCTGACGCTGTACACGACGCGTTCGGCGTTCGCGCATCTAGCCAGGGAGACGCGGCGGAACTACGCCGGGGACTGCTGTCTGTTCTTCAACTTCCTGTGGCAGCGGGGCAAGAACTGGTGCGATGCGGAAGTCGAGGACCTGCTCGATTTCGAGGACTGGCGGCGGTGGTCGCCTCGGAATCCTCGGCGGATCAGCGGCTCGAAGTGGGATCGCGAACTGTCCGCGCTGGCCCGGCTCTACAAGTGGGCGGCGGCGAAGAGGTACGTCGCGGCCAACCCGGTAGTGATGCGGGAGGTGTTGGGCCGCCACGGCGAGATGGTCAGCGTTCTGGCCCAGCGGGCGAAGGACGCGAGGTCGAGCAACGTGAAGTGGCTGACTCCGCGGGCCTACCGGTTGTGGAGGGACGTGGGTCTGCGCGGCTACACCGCCAACGGGCGTCGGGATCCGTCGTTTCGGGGCCGGAACGACGACCGCAATGCCGCCTACTCCGATCTGCTGTTTTCCTCGGGGATGCGCTTGTCGGAGGGCGGTTCGTTGCTGACTTTCGAGGTACCGGCTCTGGAGGAGAGCGTGAAGCGCTTCTTCGACGGGCGGCTGGCGAAGGCGGCCACGAAGAGCCGGCGCGAGCGGACGTTCTACGTCGCGGTCGAGGATCTGCGGTCGGTCGCCGCCTACGAGCGGACGACGCGGCGGGCGGTGATCCGCCGCGCTCAGGCCAGGGGCGTCTACGAGGCGATGGACGACGTCTGGGTCCTGGAGAAGCGGTCCGGTCGGCAGCGGTCGATCCTGCACTTCTGGGACGAGAACGGGCAGTCGGTCCAGCGGCCTCTGTCGTCGCTGGACGTCGAGGACCGTCAGCGCCTGTTCGTTGAGGGGGATGGCGGTCTGGAGCCGTTGTGGCTGTGGTTGTCGCAGGACGGGCGCCCGTTTCAGCCGCATTCGTGGGAGGCGGTTTACCGGGCGGCGTCCGAGCGCTGCCGCAAGGTGCTGGAGGGCAAGGTTGGCCAGCCTCCGTACTTCACACCCCATATGGCCAGGCATTCGTTCGCGTTGAAGATGCTGGTCGCGCTGATGCACGCGCTGGACAAACGGTTCGGGCTCACGCCGGAGGAGCGGCGGGACTTCCGCCTGCTCTATGGGGATGCCTGGCGGATGGTCAAGGACCTCCTCGATCACGCGAGTGAGGAGACCACCCGCAAGATCTACCTCGCTCCCGTTTCGGATCTGCAGATTAGGTCGCTGCTGCTGGACGAGGCCGATCCGGGCACGACCGAGCTGCTGGGCCGGATCGCGAAGATGTCGGAGCGCGTCCTGGACAGCGAGGCACTGGTATGA
- a CDS encoding DUF317 domain-containing protein, producing MTLPYIASKADDPWSRIWFDTSPRHLAGPGDPRHVTQALRAGGWKNYADPEFPHVVLASPDYRHTLVLEPAADTYSSWWRISSERWHASFGGNTPAEIIAGFTDALLLPAPAAEQDVWPTLQAAGWIHERDERGNDSARHPDGVTTMERRATLTSDYFSWTADVALPTGLGGHQRLWHAYFDDRTPRHLLAAFATALTDPAPVPRGHYDVPHSHLVTQVERGAQGEQLAAAHDARLKAVRAAVRKARPSAAPNTRPAPAPATETAAAARGR from the coding sequence GTGACCCTCCCCTACATCGCCAGCAAGGCCGACGACCCCTGGTCCCGGATCTGGTTCGACACCAGCCCCCGTCATCTCGCCGGGCCCGGCGACCCGCGCCATGTCACCCAGGCACTGCGGGCCGGCGGCTGGAAGAACTACGCCGACCCGGAGTTCCCCCACGTCGTTCTGGCCAGCCCCGATTACCGTCACACGCTCGTGCTCGAGCCCGCTGCGGACACGTACTCCTCCTGGTGGCGGATCTCCTCGGAGCGCTGGCATGCGTCGTTCGGCGGCAACACGCCCGCCGAGATCATCGCCGGATTCACCGACGCCCTCCTGCTCCCCGCACCGGCCGCGGAGCAGGACGTGTGGCCGACACTGCAAGCAGCGGGCTGGATCCACGAGCGCGACGAGCGGGGCAACGACAGTGCGCGCCACCCGGACGGCGTCACCACCATGGAACGGCGGGCGACGCTGACCAGCGACTACTTCAGCTGGACCGCCGACGTCGCGCTCCCCACCGGGCTCGGCGGCCACCAGCGGCTGTGGCACGCGTACTTCGACGACCGAACCCCCCGTCACCTGCTCGCCGCCTTCGCCACCGCCCTCACCGACCCCGCACCCGTGCCGCGCGGCCACTACGACGTCCCGCACTCCCACCTGGTCACCCAGGTGGAACGGGGCGCCCAGGGCGAGCAGCTGGCCGCCGCCCATGACGCACGTCTCAAAGCCGTCCGGGCCGCCGTCCGCAAGGCCCGCCCGAGCGCCGCGCCGAACACCCGCCCCGCGCCGGCACCTGCCACCGAGACGGCTGCGGCGGCACGGGGCCGCTGA
- a CDS encoding ISAs1 family transposase yields MPYGRAGARLVAPEPPSRSTVWRVATGADASALDRVVGGWLLERAAELDAGTDCGALTAWSVDGKALRGAKHGADTEVRLLAAVEHGRQLVVSQVQLAKKSNEIPAFRELLKGLAAQAGLQDVVFTADALHTQHGHARALHAVDADFVFQAKGNQPRLFAALDALGWDAVPVGHEATVRGHGRVVRRTMQVMPSTTRSAVPTRRAGLPVRALRPRPAGPAGQRGRGAGRHQPHRRPRRSGRTRRPGPRAVAAGGAALPAGHPLHRGSLPRPHPLRPPRHGHPAQPRIGAHRLAGRTGITEATRWAGRAMHRPFDLLGLPHGS; encoded by the coding sequence GTGCCGTACGGACGCGCGGGCGCGCGGCTGGTCGCGCCGGAGCCGCCGTCGCGCAGCACGGTGTGGCGGGTGGCCACGGGCGCGGACGCGTCGGCCCTGGACCGCGTGGTCGGCGGCTGGCTGCTGGAGCGGGCCGCGGAGCTGGACGCGGGGACGGACTGCGGCGCACTGACCGCGTGGAGCGTGGACGGCAAGGCCCTGCGGGGCGCGAAGCACGGTGCGGACACGGAGGTGCGGCTGTTGGCGGCCGTGGAGCATGGCCGCCAACTGGTCGTGAGTCAGGTGCAGTTGGCCAAGAAGAGCAATGAGATCCCCGCCTTCCGCGAGCTGTTGAAGGGGCTGGCCGCGCAGGCCGGCCTTCAGGACGTGGTGTTCACGGCAGACGCACTGCACACTCAGCACGGGCACGCCCGAGCCCTGCACGCGGTCGACGCGGACTTCGTCTTCCAGGCCAAGGGCAACCAGCCCCGGCTGTTCGCCGCGCTCGACGCGCTGGGCTGGGACGCCGTGCCGGTCGGCCACGAGGCCACCGTCCGCGGCCACGGCCGCGTCGTGCGGCGCACCATGCAGGTCATGCCCAGCACCACCCGATCTGCCGTTCCCACACGTCGAGCAGGTCTTCCTGTGCGAGCGCTACGTCCACGACCTGCAGGGCCAGCCGGTCAGCGCGGTCGCGGTGCTGGGCGTCACCAGCCTCACCGCCGCCCGCGCCGGAGCGGCCGAACTCGCCGGCCTGGTCCGCGGGCAGTGGCAGCAGGAGGTGCTGCACTTCCTGCGGGACACCCTCTACACCGAGGAAGCCTCCCGCGTCCGCACCCGCTCAGGCCCCCGCGTCATGGCCACCCTGCGCAACCTCGCATCGGCGCCCACCGCCTCGCCGGCCGCACCGGCATCACCGAAGCCACCCGCTGGGCCGGCCGGGCCATGCACCGCCCCTTCGACCTCCTCGGACTCCCGCATGGATCTTGA
- a CDS encoding DUF317 domain-containing protein has translation MRQNRQWAGRGSADQQAQQHYLVEPRHLAGGGDLRYVTEYLRASGWKDKSKSGRPAVFDSPDKSVRIGYDPFTQPGGWTISGKQTAHQEAWHATFGRQTPVEIVAGVTDALFKERKAHAPNVWEPLQQQGWVTERGQHFTAHSPDGDAFVRFHQSGPGQAHWWAGARNEHGRVWEATFTPTTPMHLVQAFSTALADPQPVMRPLGHVPLSQRIRTTSVSVLPSQLGAWQQARIAAARAATWAGNAFATNKARTPGPGARPYAKSGRMR, from the coding sequence GTGAGACAGAACAGGCAGTGGGCCGGCCGGGGCTCCGCCGATCAGCAGGCCCAGCAGCACTACCTCGTCGAGCCCCGTCATCTCGCAGGTGGCGGCGACCTGCGCTACGTCACCGAGTACCTGCGCGCCTCCGGATGGAAGGACAAGTCCAAGAGCGGCCGACCGGCCGTCTTCGACAGCCCAGACAAGTCCGTGCGCATCGGATATGACCCGTTCACCCAGCCCGGCGGCTGGACGATCAGCGGGAAGCAGACCGCGCACCAGGAAGCGTGGCACGCCACCTTCGGCCGGCAGACTCCCGTCGAAATCGTCGCCGGTGTCACCGACGCCCTGTTCAAGGAACGCAAGGCGCACGCCCCCAACGTGTGGGAGCCCCTGCAGCAACAGGGCTGGGTTACCGAGCGAGGCCAGCACTTCACCGCCCACAGCCCGGACGGAGATGCCTTCGTCCGCTTCCACCAGTCCGGCCCCGGCCAAGCACACTGGTGGGCCGGCGCCCGCAATGAACACGGCCGGGTGTGGGAGGCGACGTTCACGCCGACCACCCCGATGCACTTGGTGCAGGCGTTCAGCACGGCGCTCGCGGATCCGCAGCCGGTGATGCGGCCGCTTGGCCACGTCCCGCTCTCCCAGCGGATCCGCACCACCTCCGTGTCCGTCCTGCCGTCCCAGCTCGGCGCGTGGCAGCAGGCCCGGATCGCTGCGGCCCGTGCCGCTACCTGGGCGGGCAACGCCTTCGCCACCAACAAGGCCCGCACGCCTGGACCGGGCGCACGCCCGTACGCCAAGTCGGGGCGGATGCGGTGA
- a CDS encoding DUF317 domain-containing protein, translated as MSDTVEQAFITPRHLAGGGDPGWITVPLHRASGWSYGHDPLMPRVLLTSPDQLTQLRLDPAPDEPDWWTIRHARSADHPGWAATFQNRTPVEIIAAFTDALTDPSGPPTTAPDPFAPLRGAGWVTPHHLGGLASPDGVARVEQLGTPGSDLWHIETGVFQDPTIWRAVFTGTTPPHLITAVTQSLADQTPITRDPQRVPGWSRNRMTVHLHHVPAPDIAFALERRVSALAARHRPATAAPPVPPSPSPRRTR; from the coding sequence GTGAGCGACACCGTCGAGCAAGCCTTCATCACCCCGCGGCATCTCGCGGGCGGTGGAGACCCCGGGTGGATCACCGTTCCGCTGCACCGTGCCTCCGGCTGGAGCTACGGACACGACCCGCTGATGCCGCGCGTCCTGCTCACCAGCCCGGACCAGCTCACCCAGCTCCGCCTGGACCCTGCCCCGGACGAGCCGGACTGGTGGACCATCCGCCATGCGCGTTCCGCAGATCACCCCGGCTGGGCGGCCACCTTTCAAAACCGCACTCCCGTCGAGATCATCGCCGCCTTCACCGACGCCTTGACCGACCCATCCGGTCCGCCCACCACAGCACCCGACCCCTTCGCCCCGCTGCGGGGGGCCGGCTGGGTCACACCTCACCACCTCGGCGGCCTCGCCTCGCCCGACGGCGTCGCACGCGTCGAACAGCTCGGCACCCCCGGCAGCGACCTGTGGCACATCGAAACCGGGGTGTTCCAGGACCCGACGATCTGGCGAGCCGTGTTCACCGGCACCACCCCGCCCCACCTGATCACCGCCGTGACGCAGTCGCTCGCCGACCAGACCCCCATCACTCGTGATCCACAACGGGTCCCGGGATGGTCCCGCAACCGCATGACCGTGCACCTCCATCACGTCCCCGCGCCGGACATCGCCTTCGCCCTGGAGCGACGCGTCAGCGCCCTCGCCGCCCGGCACCGTCCAGCGACCGCTGCCCCGCCCGTGCCTCCCAGCCCATCACCGCGTCGCACCCGCTGA
- a CDS encoding DUF317 domain-containing protein has product MSHERFYSRVNGPTLHQFNHVRWLDEVTPRHLAGGGDPRHVTEYLLASGWSNHSVPGYPHVLLDSPDHRLHLTLEPEADEFMASWRIHPAEDRAWSAQFGGNTPVEIIAGFTDALNSAGPRPQEADLWRLAADRGRAMQLAGSERAALSPDETACLARVSSLAETPIWRWTVQVSVPRSDGRHRWIWNASIDEAAPPAALTGFVAALTDPAPLLRGEGQTPGSAFGFL; this is encoded by the coding sequence GTGAGCCACGAACGCTTCTACTCCCGCGTCAACGGCCCGACCCTTCACCAGTTCAACCACGTCCGATGGCTGGACGAGGTCACACCACGGCATCTGGCCGGTGGCGGCGACCCGCGGCACGTGACCGAGTACCTGCTCGCTTCCGGGTGGAGCAACCATTCGGTGCCTGGCTATCCGCATGTCCTGCTGGACAGTCCCGACCACCGGCTGCACCTCACGCTGGAACCCGAGGCCGACGAGTTCATGGCCTCCTGGCGCATCCACCCGGCAGAGGACCGTGCGTGGTCTGCCCAGTTCGGCGGCAACACGCCTGTGGAGATCATCGCGGGCTTCACCGACGCCCTGAACAGCGCAGGCCCACGGCCACAAGAGGCAGATCTGTGGCGCCTTGCCGCCGACCGGGGGCGGGCCATGCAGCTGGCCGGCAGCGAGCGGGCCGCTCTGTCCCCGGATGAGACCGCCTGCCTGGCCCGCGTCTCCTCCCTCGCCGAAACACCCATCTGGCGCTGGACGGTCCAGGTCTCCGTACCGCGTTCCGACGGACGGCACCGGTGGATCTGGAACGCCTCCATCGACGAAGCCGCTCCGCCCGCCGCGCTCACGGGGTTCGTCGCCGCGCTCACCGATCCCGCCCCGCTGCTCCGCGGCGAGGGACAGACACCGGGCTCCGCCTTCGGCTTCCTCTGA
- a CDS encoding type IV secretory system conjugative DNA transfer family protein → MPQPSSTSSTDGYDIAFRVLGALLAVAVPLSNLAWLGGNLTAWATDTGPRAPYQPVQALLHPDQLWPHLGETSLLWGTRILPGAVLLSLGITAAVLYKRHKDASGRRKKRVAGMAKQRDIEPLMSKAITNKARSLRPSLKDAKHIDAADTGILLGNLQGTKHEVRMGYEDVAVAIMAPRSGKTTSLAIPSILNAPGPVLLTSNKAAGDAYTATLDARAAVGRTWSMDPQQIAHAERAMWWNPLADAKTLDGAGRLAGHFLAASVDASQQGDFWSKAGSNILSQLLLAAALAERPITDVMQWLAFPADRTPLDILRDHGFAAVAAQLKGTVEGPPETRDGIYETARQYAAALLNSEIAAWVTPQKDVAEFKPSEFVTSKDTLYLLSKDGGGGASALIAACADSVMRAATAQAERAGGRLDPPMLAILDEAANVCKISDLPDLYSHLGSRGIIPVTILQSYRQGQKVWGDAGMDAMWSASTIKVIGSGIDDPDFADKLSRLIGDHDVETTSTSTSESGKSTSVSMRQERILAADAIRALPKGTALAFATGMRAAMLDLRPWYLEPGADDLSAASARASKGITERAVAKAAPKQSDFGKAA, encoded by the coding sequence TTGCCCCAGCCCTCCTCCACCTCGTCCACCGACGGCTACGACATAGCCTTCCGCGTCCTGGGCGCCCTCCTCGCCGTCGCCGTCCCGCTGTCCAACCTGGCCTGGCTGGGCGGCAACCTCACCGCCTGGGCCACCGACACCGGTCCCCGCGCGCCCTATCAGCCCGTGCAGGCCCTGCTCCATCCCGATCAGCTTTGGCCCCACCTCGGCGAAACGTCCCTGCTGTGGGGCACGCGCATCCTCCCCGGCGCCGTACTGCTCTCACTCGGGATCACCGCCGCCGTGCTGTACAAGCGGCACAAGGACGCCAGCGGCAGGCGCAAGAAACGCGTCGCGGGGATGGCCAAGCAGCGGGACATCGAACCGCTCATGTCCAAGGCCATCACCAACAAAGCGCGTTCGCTGCGCCCGAGCCTGAAGGACGCCAAGCACATCGACGCGGCCGACACCGGCATCCTGCTCGGCAACCTCCAGGGCACGAAGCACGAAGTGCGCATGGGGTACGAGGACGTCGCCGTCGCCATCATGGCGCCGCGCTCCGGCAAGACCACCTCGCTGGCGATCCCTTCCATCCTCAACGCACCCGGTCCCGTCCTGCTCACCTCCAACAAGGCCGCGGGCGACGCCTACACAGCGACGCTCGACGCGCGGGCGGCGGTCGGCCGGACCTGGTCGATGGATCCGCAGCAGATCGCCCATGCCGAACGGGCCATGTGGTGGAACCCCCTCGCCGACGCCAAGACCCTCGACGGCGCCGGCCGCCTCGCCGGCCACTTCCTCGCCGCCAGCGTCGACGCCTCCCAGCAGGGCGACTTCTGGTCCAAGGCCGGGTCCAACATCCTCAGCCAGTTGCTCCTGGCCGCTGCGCTGGCCGAGCGGCCGATCACCGACGTGATGCAGTGGCTGGCCTTCCCCGCCGACCGGACCCCGCTGGACATCCTGCGGGACCACGGGTTCGCCGCCGTCGCGGCCCAGTTGAAGGGGACCGTGGAGGGGCCGCCGGAGACCCGCGACGGGATCTACGAGACGGCCCGCCAGTACGCTGCCGCGCTGCTCAACAGCGAGATCGCCGCGTGGGTGACCCCGCAGAAGGACGTGGCCGAGTTCAAGCCGAGCGAGTTCGTCACCTCGAAGGACACGCTCTATCTGTTGTCGAAGGACGGCGGTGGCGGCGCCTCGGCCCTCATCGCCGCGTGCGCGGACAGCGTAATGCGGGCCGCGACCGCCCAAGCCGAACGCGCCGGCGGACGCCTCGACCCGCCCATGCTGGCGATCCTCGACGAGGCCGCGAACGTCTGCAAGATCTCGGACTTGCCCGATCTGTACTCCCACCTCGGCAGTCGCGGGATCATCCCCGTCACGATCTTGCAGAGCTACCGGCAGGGCCAGAAAGTCTGGGGCGACGCCGGCATGGACGCCATGTGGTCCGCCTCCACGATCAAGGTCATCGGGTCCGGAATCGACGACCCCGACTTCGCCGACAAGCTCTCCCGGCTGATCGGCGATCACGACGTCGAGACCACCTCCACCTCGACCTCCGAGTCCGGCAAGTCCACGTCCGTCAGCATGCGGCAGGAACGGATCCTGGCCGCCGACGCCATCCGCGCCCTGCCCAAGGGCACCGCGCTCGCGTTCGCCACCGGCATGCGCGCGGCCATGCTCGACCTGCGCCCCTGGTATCTCGAGCCCGGCGCCGACGACCTGTCCGCCGCCTCCGCCCGCGCGTCCAAGGGCATCACCGAGCGTGCCGTCGCCAAGGCCGCCCCGAAGCAGTCCGACTTCGGCAAGGCCGCATGA